The Sediminicola sp. YIK13 genomic sequence AGTGCCCGTACCCAAACCAGCTACACTTGGAAAAGGAACAGCCTGACCACCTGCAGCAAATGCCTCATTGGCCAATAGGGCATATTCCGTGGCATTTAATACCGGTATTTCCCTTGAGGTTTCCTGAAAACCTCCGTAAACATCATAATTAAATTTTAGTGCTGTATTTTTTCTACCAGTTTTGGTAGTGATTAAAATAACCCCATTTGCTGCACGCACACCATAAATACCAGCAGTAGCATCCTTTAATATGTTCATACTTTCAATATCACTAGGATTGATAACACTTAAATCCTCAATGACGTTACCATCAACAAGAATTAAAGGTCTGTTATCTCCGTTAGTAGATATACCCCTGATACGAATGCTTGATGCACTACCTGGAGACCCAGATTCCGATGTTATCTGAACCCCGGCAACCTGGCCCTGCAACGCCTGTTCTATTCGTTGGGGATTTAATTCCTCTATGGTTTCTGATCCCACCACGGAGACCGCCCCTGTAATTTCCTTTTTCGTAGAAGAACCGTACCCAACAACAACAACCTCATCTAGGTTATTGACATCTTCCACCATAGAGACTACTAAAGGGTTGGAATTTTGTATGGTAATTTCCTTAGTTACAAAGCCAATGTAAGAAAACGACAAAACGTCCCCTACCTCGACATTACTAAGGGTGAAATTACCATCAAAATCTGTAGTGGTACCCCTACTTTCCCCTTTAACAAGTACATTGACACCCGGAAGTATATCATTGATACCGGCATCTTTGACCGTACCATTAATTGTAAATCCCTGACCAAAAGAATTGGCCACTGATAACATGATGGTAAGAATTAATAATGTGTATTTCATATGTAGTGTATTTTGAAATCACAAATTATCCTATTATAAAATGATAATCTAATAATCTACCCCTACAAAAAATATACAATATTAAATAATACACCCATTAAAATATCAAATAACCAATTGACCCCTTATTTTACTGAGGCTTTAAAATAAAACAACCTTGTAAATTAATTTAACAAATTTTTACGAAAAGGACGAATGTTGTGGTAATGTTGTGGTGCTTAAAAATAATGTTGTGTTCTCTTAGAGGTTTAAGATGTAATCTGTAAGGCTGTTTTCATGGGATAAGTCCATCTTTTTTCTCAATCTGTACCTTTTTACCTCGACACTGCGCACGGAGATATTTAGTAAAGGTGCTATTTCCTTTGAAGACAAATTAAGCCTTAAATAGGCACACAACCTTAAATCGTTCGATGTGAGTTCTGGATGAACATTCTTAATTTTCTTTAGAAAATCTTTATCCGCATTGTTAAAGGCATCCTCGAAAAATTTCCAATCGTCCTCATTGTTAATGTTTCGATCAATAGTTTTGATCACAGATTTTATTTTCGCGGCATCCTTGACATCTTTTAATTGCTCCTTGATGGTGTTCAAGAATTCGTTCTTTTTAATCAGGCTCATGGTAGAAACGGCAAGTTCCCTGTTTTTACTCTCTATTTTGAGCTTTAATTTATCATTTTTTAATTGGACAAGTCTACGCTCGGCCCGTAACTTCTTTTGTTTGTTCCTTTTTTCATTTTCCTTAACCAATGCTTCCCTTTGTTTTCTGTAATAGGATTTATAACGCTTATGCACGAAAATGGAAATAATAAATACTACCAATACATATCCCATGATCGCAACAACAGATAAATACCAGGGCGTAGAAATGGTAAAGGAATAGCTGGCCAGGTTATTGGACAATTCGTTTCCTATTAAAGCTCTTACAGAAAATGTATAGGATCCATGTGGTAGATTATTAAAAGATATTTCTGGAATTTTGGACCAGGCGCTCCAGTTGTTATATCCGCCAGACAATTTGTATTGGTAGTATACCTCCGTGTATTTATCATAGACGGGAACGTTATAGGAAATTGAGAAATTGTTTTGTTTAGCATCAAAAGCTTCCTGCGAAAATAAGGGCACTTGGTTTTCTTGAGAGGCATCTAACGATCTGTTAAATACCCCCGAAATACGAACTTCATATTTCTTGGTATTTAATCGATCTAGATTTAATACGGAGAATCCGTCGGAGGCCCCAATAAGATAATTACCATTATTCAGGTATTCAAGACATTCGAATCCTATTACACCTAGGTTGCGCCTAAAAGCGTTGGAAATAGGAATTTTAGTAACACGAGGTATATTATTGAACCTACCTGGAGTAACGCGAATAAGGTTTCTATTGGTAAAGCCCCATAAGGATGCAGTGTTCGGATCAGAAATAAGGGTGCCTTTAACGGGATCATCCTCTGCAAAAAAGATATTCGAAAAAAGTGAATCCCTCTTGAATTCCCTTTTGTTGCGATTGAAAGCATAAACACCATTTTCTGAATTGGAAGCATATAGCAAACGCTCCCCATAAGTTACCAGACTGGTCCCAAAACCATAAGCTTGCTGACTATCCTTTATCACTGCCTTTTTAAAAAGTGGATCCAATTCCAAGGTATACACCCCTTTTACCTCATGGTTGACCATAACGGTATTGCCATTGAGGAATTCAAAAAAACGTGAAGAGATATCGAACCCTTCAATTTTATTTCTGAACAACCATTGTCCGTCTTTCCTTTCAAGAATACTTAGGCCAGAATAGTTCCCCTGCAACAATAAATTTTCACGACCTTCGATTCTTTTAATGTCCCATGTTCCGGGATAATCAGAAATTTTCAATGCCTCCTCGCCATTGATCAAAAATGTACCATCGGTATGGCCACAGAACAGAGCATCCCCAATAATTTTAAGGTTCCAAACCTGTCCGTTGGTATTTTGTATCAATTCAAAATCTCCATTTGAATCCAACCGTTTGTAAAACAACCCTTGGTTTGTCCCTATATAAAGCCTGTCCTGAAAAACCTTAGCCGTATATACATCCCCTAATCTGCCTTTAAAATCTATATATTCCCGGAATGGGGAATTTAAATTGATCATGCTG encodes the following:
- a CDS encoding triple tyrosine motif-containing protein, whose protein sequence is MKVPNFLLLLFLLSSSFYAQELPPIQNYSPDDYQGDNQNWMISQSSNNYMYIANNAGLIEYNGEGWTLYGSPNGTVIRSIKVIDDYVFTGCYMEFGYWKKDENGKLVYTSLVEKLDVPLIEDEQFWNILNFDDWVLFQSLDRIYIYNKKSENFEFIDAKTTRAKIFKIANTVYYQIINQGIYKIENGVGVLISDGEIAKNNVFVGAFGIEKSMRFLTEQGEFYRFENERFEKWEIAADKDLKSKTIYSSLQLRDGSFILGTISHGMYHIDQNGSLLRVIDKEAGLHNNTVLSVFEDVDSNVWLGLDNGISMINLNSPFREYIDFKGRLGDVYTAKVFQDRLYIGTNQGLFYKRLDSNGDFELIQNTNGQVWNLKIIGDALFCGHTDGTFLINGEEALKISDYPGTWDIKRIEGRENLLLQGNYSGLSILERKDGQWLFRNKIEGFDISSRFFEFLNGNTVMVNHEVKGVYTLELDPLFKKAVIKDSQQAYGFGTSLVTYGERLLYASNSENGVYAFNRNKREFKRDSLFSNIFFAEDDPVKGTLISDPNTASLWGFTNRNLIRVTPGRFNNIPRVTKIPISNAFRRNLGVIGFECLEYLNNGNYLIGASDGFSVLNLDRLNTKKYEVRISGVFNRSLDASQENQVPLFSQEAFDAKQNNFSISYNVPVYDKYTEVYYQYKLSGGYNNWSAWSKIPEISFNNLPHGSYTFSVRALIGNELSNNLASYSFTISTPWYLSVVAIMGYVLVVFIISIFVHKRYKSYYRKQREALVKENEKRNKQKKLRAERRLVQLKNDKLKLKIESKNRELAVSTMSLIKKNEFLNTIKEQLKDVKDAAKIKSVIKTIDRNINNEDDWKFFEDAFNNADKDFLKKIKNVHPELTSNDLRLCAYLRLNLSSKEIAPLLNISVRSVEVKRYRLRKKMDLSHENSLTDYILNL